The nucleotide window GAAGCGCTAGGGTCAGAGTCTTCAACATCACACCTCACAGGAGATCAATTATGACTGCCACCGTCGTAAGAGAGCTGATGACCACTCATCCCGTTTTTATCAGTGAAACCGCAACACTTCAGGATGCCGCCAGGTTAATGAAAAGGATTAACTGCGGGGTACTTCCTGTCGGGTCTGAATATGATCTGGAGGGCATTATAACCGATCGGGATATAGTCATCCGGGCCCTTGCAAACGGCAGTGATATCTTTTCCAAGAGAGTGAGGGATTTCATGAGCAGGGATGTACATATCTGTCATGAAAACGATCTTCTGAGAAATGCTGCGGAACTTATGCACAGGCATAATGTCAGCCGTCTCATAGTGAAGGATTACAAGGGTAAGGTTTCCGGCATTCTTTCCTTTGGCGGGATTCTGAGAAGAGACCCGGTACAGGCGGAGCTGACAGAGGTCGTGGAACATGCCGTAGGCTGGAAGAACCGGCACCTGCCGGTCCCGAGCCAGGCGGCAGCTCGCTAGATTTATCTTTTTCTCCGCTGTTTGGGGAGGGGCATGTGATGTTTGCCAATCAGGTCTTTTGTAAATAGCAATGATTAACAAAACGATTCATTTTGATACAGTTCTGTGGACTGATCGAGCAATGCGAGCAGCATAAATGCTCCAGATGTTTGCTGTCATTGATACTTATC belongs to Emcibacter sp. and includes:
- a CDS encoding CBS domain-containing protein, which produces MTATVVRELMTTHPVFISETATLQDAARLMKRINCGVLPVGSEYDLEGIITDRDIVIRALANGSDIFSKRVRDFMSRDVHICHENDLLRNAAELMHRHNVSRLIVKDYKGKVSGILSFGGILRRDPVQAELTEVVEHAVGWKNRHLPVPSQAAAR